The genomic interval TTGAGGTAGAGCAGCCGCTCGATCATCAAAATCCACATCAGCACCAGCAAGGCCAGGATGACCCAGAGCACTGGGCCGCCACGGCCCATGAAGCTCTGCAACTGTTGCCAGATGTCGACCATCATGCCACCCGCTCCATCCCGTCCCCGTTATTCTCGGCCCGCTCGGCCAGAATGCCGGCGACCTGCTGCTCCAACACGTTGGAGAGCTCGGTGAAACGGGATTGCAGCAGGCTGTGGGCCAGGATCAGCGGGATGGCGGCCACCAGCCCCTGCACCGTGGTGATCAGCGCCATGGAGATGCCGCCCGCCATGATCTTGGGATCGCCGGTGCCGAACTGGGTGATGGCCTGGAAGGTGCCTATCATGCCGGTGACAGTACCGAGCAGCCCCAGCATGGGGGCGATGGCCGCGATCACCTTGACCATGCCGATGCCACGCTCCATCCGGGGCGTCTCCTGCAGTATGGCCTCGTCCAGCCTCAGTTCGAGCGTCTCCATGCTCAGCTCGGGATGCTGTTCCGCCACCGTCAGCACCCGGCCGAGGGCGTTGTCGGCGTGGTATTCGCCACTCTTGAGCTGGCGACGCACCAGGGTCAGTTCACGGGAGAGGGTCCAGAGCCGTACGGCGGCAATGCCGAGGCCGATGGCGGCCAGCAGCACTATGATGGCGCCTACCTGGCCCCCTTGCTGGACTTGCTGCCAGAAGGTCGGCGCCTGGGCCAGCATCTCGAGCAGGACGCCGTGGGAGGGATCCAGCGGCAATGCTTCACCTTCCTTGCCCTGATAGGCGCTCAGCTCGGACAGCACTCCGCCGGGCAAGCCCAGTACCGGACTCAGCCCTTCGCCGCTCGGTTGCAGGAAGCCTTCGCTGCCAAACAGCGCGAAGCTGCCTACCCGGGTCAGCGATTGTTCACTGGCCGCCCCCTGGGCATTGAGCACCTTGCCGTTGAACTGGACCACTCGGCCCGACTCGCGGATCTCCTGCAACAGGGTGGCGGGCAGCAGGGCGAGGGCGGCGCGATCCGGGACCTGCTTATCCTGAGCCATCGCCTTCAAGGCAGTCAGACGATCCGGATACTGGCCCTGCACCGAGGAGTCACCCAGCAGCTTGACCGCATCGCTGGCGCCCTGACGGGTCACCGCGAAGATCTCGTTCATGTCGCCGGAGGCTTGCTCCCACCGGCTGTTGAGCTCGACCAGCTGCTTTTCATTGCTGGCAAACTGGCTGGCCAGCTCCTTGCTCAGGCGCTGGGCCTCGGCCAGCCTGGCGCGGGCACTGTTCAATTCGGTGGAGACAGACGCCAGATCCTGCTGTGCCTGTTGCTCTCGGGCCTGTTCCTGCTGCTGCCACTCTTCATTGGCAAGGGCCAGCTGGGAGCAGAGGGAGAGGGTGATCAGAAGGGGGAACCATTTCATGACTGAGCCTCCTGGCTACGCGCGACAGACAGGGGCACATGCAACAGTTGCGGGACTTTCTTGTCGGCCGCCATGTCCAGCGCATCGGCAAGGGGGGTGAGCCACTCGCTATCCAGCGGCAACCAGGTCTTGCTCTCGGCGGACCAGCGCCACCCCTGGGAGCGATCGGCGGTCATGGCCAGCAGGGAGACCCGGCCGATCGCCAGCACATCGACCCGACGCTCGGCACCATCCAGCGCCAGCTGGGCGGAATAGGCGTCCATCCGGCTGCCGTATTCGGCTTCGATCTGGTAGGCCTGCAGCAGCTGGCGGAACTTCTCCGCCTCGCTCACGTCCGCCCGGGCCAGGGTCACCTTCAACTGCTCGACCCGCGCCAGACGGTCCTCCTTGCGCAGGGGAATGTCATCCTGCACCAGTTGATCCAAATCCGCCTGCATCTGCAGCATCAGGGGGATCAAGCCCTGCCGGGTCTCCTGCACCGCTTCCAGCTGTTGAGTCAGCTTGCCCAGCTCATTCTGCTGATCGGCCACCAGAGACTGCATGTAGCGGTTGTAGGCTTCGAGGTCGCGCAGTTGCAGCTGGGCATTTTGCAGCTCCAGTCGTGCGGCAACGGCGGCATCGGCCGCCTTTTCTACGCGCTGCTGGGAGGCTTTCCCATCCGCGATGCTGTTTTTCAGTGCGGGCGCGACCAAATCGTCTGCCGAGGCGACGAAATGAACGGCCAATGGCAACAAGGCCAGACCCCAGATCTTTTTCATGGTACACAATCTTAACAATGATAACTATTCTCATTGTCTCAAAGAGTAGTGCCAGTGGCAATCAGATGATTTTCTTGGCCTGTGGCCGAAAAAACAGGATACTTTTTAGACAAGCACGGGAATAACTGGCGTTGGTAGTCACAACACCATTTTAAATAACTAAAAAATGTCTTTTCGATCAGGATGATAAGTGGTCGAAGAAGGAGACTTACATGTTTAACGATGCGATCTGGGAACACATAGATCGGTTCACCAAGGCCAAGAAAACCAGCGATATCCAGCAACAACTGGAGCGCTTCAGCCATCAGATGGGATTTGATTACTTTAGGTTGCTGATCATTTTCCCCATCAGTATGCAGAAATCACACGTGGCCTTGTTCAACAACTGCCCGACCAGCTGGTTTGATGCCTACACGGAGCGGCACTACCTGACCCAGGATCCTGTGGTCTTCCTGGGCCTGAAGCAGACCCAGCCCATCTTCTGGAACAAGCTCGACTGCGACTCCCCCTGGCTGCCCAGCGCCAGCCGGGAAGTGATGAACCTCGCCGCCGACTTCGGTGTGAGAAACGGCGTCTCCTTCCCGTTGCACACACCTCAGGGGGAACACGGCATCCTCTCCTTCATCAGCAAGGAAAAATCCAACTCCGACCTGATGTTTGAAAACGTTCCCATGCTGTCATTTTGTGCCAGCTACATCTTCAACGCGGCGCTGCAGCTGATAAAGAGCAGGCCGGACCTGATGAAGCATCTGGCCGAGCTGTCGGATCGGGAGAAGGAGTGCCTGTTCTGGGCCAGCGAGGGCAAGACCTCCTGGGAGATCGCCACCATCCTCGGCATCAGCGAACGCACCGTGAACTTCCACCTCAATCAGGTCACCAACAAGACCGATTCGAAGAACCGCAACCAGGCGATCGCCAAGAGCATCTCCAGCGGCATCATAGTGCCTTCGCTGGACGATGTGACCATCACCAATCTGCGTCTGTCCTAGACAGGCCGATGGGAAAACAAAAGAGCCGCGATGCGGCTCTTTTTTATTCTGTAGTCATGCCACCTAGTCATCGGAGGCGACCACTCCGGCTCATCCGGTGTGTCCTGTTCAGCCCTCCAGCAGGGCCAGGGCGGCGTCGAAATCGTAACGGTCCACCTGTTGCGCAACCCGGGCCAGGCGATCGGCCAGTGCTGGCGCCAAGGCGAGGGCTCGCAGCTCAAGCAGCGCCTCGACCGCCTCGCTGTCACTCTCTGCCAGCAAGCGACCGAGTCGGGCCAAGCGTGGCTCAAGGTCGAGATCTGGCTCCTGTGTCAGTGGTTTCGGCGCAGGCTCTCCCTCTCCCAGACAAGCCAGGGCATCGAGCACTGGCCCCAGTTTAAGCTCAACCTCGGCCAGACCGGCCTGGACCAGGTCATCCGCGGCCCCGCTCTGGCAGAGCCGTTCCAGTTCAGCCGCCGCTTGCGCTATCCCGAAGGCGCCGATATTGCCGGCCGTCCCCTTCAGGCTGTGGGCGAGCCGGGCTGCCGCCACGGGATCCGTGTCGGCAAGTGCGACCTCGAACTGTTCGGTAAAACCTCGATTGGCGGCAAGGAATTTGTGCAACAACCGCAGATAGAGATCGGTATGCCCCCGACAGGTGGCCAACCCGGCGGCCTGATCGATGCCATCGAGCTCCGCAGGCAGGATGATCCCGGCTTGGGGTGCAACCTCAGCCACCTTCACCGGCAAGCGCGCCCGCGGTGTTATCCACTTGGCCAGAGTGGCAAACATGGTATCCACATTGATGGGCTTGGCGATGTGGTCGTTCATGCCGCACGCCAGCACTCGCTCGCGATCCCCGCTGATGGCATTGGCCGTCATGGCGATCACTGGCAGCGACGCGAAACGGGGCTGCTGGCGGATCAGTTGAGTCGCGGTGTAGCCGTCCATCACCGGCATCTGGCAATCCATCAACACGCCGTCGAAGTCGGCGTCCCGCTCCAGCAGGTCGAGCGCCTGCTGACCATCAAACACCTGATGCAACTCTATACCCACTCCCTGCAACAGCTCATTTACCAGCTCACGGTTCAACTCGTTGTCTTCCACCAGCAACAGGCGAGCACCGCGCAGGCTGGCCGTGGCGCTGGCGCTCTGCTCGCTGCGTTCGGCCAGGCGGGTATCGAGTTGAGGCGTCTTGCCGAGCGCACGCCCCAGCGCCTCCAGCAAGGTGGATGGCGTCACCGGCTTGGTCAGCACCATGGGCAACATGACACCGCGCAGCTCGGCCTGCTCACGCACCTCCTCGCGGCCGAAGGCGGTAACCATGATCACCGAGGGTGTGCGGGCCAGGTTGGCCCCGTGCATCTGCCGCACCGTCTCGACCCCGTCCATGCCCGGCATGCGCCAGTCCATCAATACCAGGTCATAGGGCAAATGCTTGCGCTCGGCCTCCACCAGCATCGCCAGGGCCATTCGGCCGCTGTCGGCCACGTCCACCTCGACCCCGAAGCTGCTGGCCATGCCGTACAGGATCTCGCGGGCGCTGGCATTGTCGTCGACCACCAGCGCCCGCACACCGCGCAGCTCGTCCAGGGTGAACATGCGCCTTGGCAACAGCTCGTCCTGGCGTCCGAAGATGGCCGTGAAATGGAAGGTGGAACCCTGGCCGGGCACGCTTTCCACCCAGATACGCCCCCCCATCAACTCGATCAGGCGTTTGGAGATGGACAGCCCCAGCCCCGTGCCCCCGTATTTGCGGGTGATGGAACTGTCGCCCTGACTAAAGGACTGGAAGATGCCTTCGCACTGTTCGTTGCTCATGCCAATGCCGGTATCACGCACCCAGAAGTGCAACTCCAACCCGGAGCCGTCATTGCCAAGCAACTCGGCACCGACCACTATCTCGCCGCGCTCGGTGAACTTCACGGCATTGTTGCCAAGGTTGACCAGTACCTGCCCCAGCCGCAGCGGATCCCCCACCAGCGCGGTAGGCAGATCGATGGCGGTGTTGAACAGCAGCTCAAGACCCTTGTCTTCGGCACGCAGGCCTATCATGTTGGCAACATTGTCCAGCACATCCTCCAGGTGGAAGGGGATCAGCTCCAGATCCATCTTGCCGGCTTCTATCTTCGAGAAATCGAGGATGTCGTTGATGATGCCGAGCAGGTTCTCCGCCGAACGATGCACCTTCTCGATGTAGTTGCGCTGGCGGCGATCCAGCTCTGTCCCCAACGCCAGATGGCTCATGCCGATGATGGCGTTCATCGGGGTACGGATCTCGTGGCTCATGTTCGCGAGGAAGGCGCTCTTGGCCTGGGTCGCCTCTTCCGCCACCGCCCGTGCCTCGGTCAACGCCGTGACGTCGATATTGACCCCGGTTGCCCGCAGCGGCGTTCCCTCCGGGGTGCGAGTGAAACGACACAGGGACTTGAAGGTGCGCACCGCACCATCCCGCTGACGCAGGATACGAAAATCGATCTCGAGCCGGTCATCGCCATTGGCGATCGCCTTTTCGAAGGCGTCTCTGGCTGGTGTCGCATCATCGGGGTGCAGCAACGCCTGCCAGTGATCCAGCGTTCCGCCGAAACCACCCGGCTCCAGCCCGAACATATTCTCCAGCTGGGGTGTCCAGTAGCCATGGCCGGTCACAAGATCTATGTCGAACAGACCTATGCCGCCAGCCTCCTGCGCCAGCGTCAGACGCTCGCTAGCCGTGCGCAGCCTGGCCCCCATGGCCCGGCGCTCACTCACATCCCGCACCGAGGCGCAGACACAGGTGCCGCGCCCGGCCAGCGTGGGCAGGTGGGACAAGCCGATCTCCACGGAGAACAGGCTGCCATCCTTGCGCACCCCTTGCAGATCTTCGATGTTCGCCCCCATCTGGCGAGTGCTGCCGTGAGTGATGAAGTCATCACGCAGCGCCACATGGGCGCTACGGCCGCCCTCCGGTACCAGGCACTCGATGGATTGGCCAATCAGCTCGCCGCTGACATAGCCGAACAGCTTGTCCAGCTGCGGATTGGTGAGCAGGATGCGGCCATCGGCACCGATCACCAGCATGCCGTCCGGCGCCGCCTCTATGATGCCGCGATACCAGGCCTCGGTGGTGCGCAGCGCCGTCTGCTGCGCCTCCAGCTCCACCGCCTGACGCTCCAGTTGCAGGGTTTGTATTCCCATTTCGTCGGCCTGGCGCCGGGTCTCCTGCAACAGAGTCAAGACAGCCTCGCTGCGCTCCATGATGGCCATGGCGCCCGCCAGCCTCGGCAACACCTCTTGCAACAGCAAGGTCTCGATCTCTCCCGGTGGGCGAAGACCGGCCAGCTCCAGTACCCCGAGCAGTCGATCGCCACGCATCACGGGTTGCACCAGCAGGTGGCTGGCCGGTACGCCCCCCAACTGGGAACGCACATGCCAGAATGACTCGGCCAACCCCTCCAGCTGGCGCGGCTGACGATCGATCGCACACTGACCAAGCAGCCCCTCGCCGAGGGCAACCTCTGCGGCCAGCGGATGTGCGGGATCATTGGCATAACCGCCCAACAGTCGCAGGCTGCTTGAGCCTTGCTGCAGGCTGTAGAGCCCCCCCTGGCAGGTACCAAGTGAGGGCGCCATGTGAGCGAAGAAGACTTGTGCCAGCTCTTGCGGCGTCTCTGCCTGTTGCAGGTCGACCTGCAGCAAAGAGACGTGGGCCTTGACCTGGCGCTGCAGCTCGAGCTGACGCGCCTCGATCTGCAAGGTGGCGATGGCCCGCGCCAGATCACCGGTTTCGTTATGCATGTCGGTATGGGGGATCGGCTGATCCAGTTGTCCCGCGGCCAGCTGGTCCACCGCGTGGCGTACCCGCTCGAGCGGGTTGCGTATCGACTTGCTGACCAACCAGGCCAGTATCAGCGCCAGCGCCAAGCCACCCAGCAGCAGAACATAGGTGAGTATGCTGCTCAGCTTGGCATAAGTGGCAATATGGGTGACCAGATCCCGCAGCGCTGTCTGCTTGAGCTGCGCCATTTGCTCCAGCAGCGTATCGGCACGAGTATCGAGTCGCTCGAACTCGTCGCCGTTGAGCAGCAGCTGCGCCTGCTCCTGATGACCCTGGGCGGCCAGCTGCAGGGCCTGCTCACCGACCTGCTGATGGCGCCCAATCAATGATTCCAGCTCGGAGGCGCGGACCAGATTCTCGGTGCGCCAGAGGGTGGGTTGGGCCAGGGCCAGCTGATCCTGCAAATGCTGCCGGGCCGTCTGCACCAGTTTGATCGCCTCGAGCCGCACATGTGCATTGTCGGTATCGATGGCTTTATGCAGCGCCAGCACTATATGCGGTAATTGCACCCGCGCCTCATGCAGGTTGAGGGCGCCCACCAGCTCCTGGTTATAGAGATGCTTCAGATCGCTTGCCAGCTTGGCCTGGGTGCGCAGGCTCTGCACCCCGAGCGCCAGCGCCAACGCCAGCAGCACGGCGAACCCGATCATCAATTTGTGTCGCAGCGCGAGCCGCTCAAGGGGGGCGAGCACTCTCATCGGGAATACCTTGTTTTTGGCTCAGGGGGTTGGGGAATGCTTGGCCGCCGGCAGCTTGGCCATGTCCTGATCGCTGTCGCTGAATCGCTCGGCGATGGCCTTGAATTGCTCGGCCGCAGACAGGAAGGCATCGCAAACGTCCGGATCGAAGTGCCAACCGCCGCCCTGACGGATGATATCCACCGCCTCCTCGTGAGACATGCCAGGCTTGTACACCCGGCGACTGATCAGCGCATCATAGACGTCTGCCACCGCCATCAGCCGGGCGCTGATGGGAATGGCATCTCCGGCCAGACCCTGCGGGTAGCCGCTACCGTCCCACTTCTCCTGATGGCTGTAGGCAATCTCCTTGGCCAAGCGCAAAAAGTCCACCGAGATGCCGAGCTGATCCTCGGCCCGCTGGATGGCATCACGCCCCAGGGTGGTGTGGGTCATCATGATCTCGAACTCTTCCACCGTTAAACGGCCGGGTTTCAGCAGTATGTGATCCGGAATGCCGACCTTGCCGATGTCGTGCAGGGGGGCCGACTTGAAC from Aeromonas rivipollensis carries:
- a CDS encoding MotA/TolQ/ExbB proton channel family protein, encoding MKWFPLLITLSLCSQLALANEEWQQQEQAREQQAQQDLASVSTELNSARARLAEAQRLSKELASQFASNEKQLVELNSRWEQASGDMNEIFAVTRQGASDAVKLLGDSSVQGQYPDRLTALKAMAQDKQVPDRAALALLPATLLQEIRESGRVVQFNGKVLNAQGAASEQSLTRVGSFALFGSEGFLQPSGEGLSPVLGLPGGVLSELSAYQGKEGEALPLDPSHGVLLEMLAQAPTFWQQVQQGGQVGAIIVLLAAIGLGIAAVRLWTLSRELTLVRRQLKSGEYHADNALGRVLTVAEQHPELSMETLELRLDEAILQETPRMERGIGMVKVIAAIAPMLGLLGTVTGMIGTFQAITQFGTGDPKIMAGGISMALITTVQGLVAAIPLILAHSLLQSRFTELSNVLEQQVAGILAERAENNGDGMERVA
- a CDS encoding DUF3450 domain-containing protein; this translates as MKKIWGLALLPLAVHFVASADDLVAPALKNSIADGKASQQRVEKAADAAVAARLELQNAQLQLRDLEAYNRYMQSLVADQQNELGKLTQQLEAVQETRQGLIPLMLQMQADLDQLVQDDIPLRKEDRLARVEQLKVTLARADVSEAEKFRQLLQAYQIEAEYGSRMDAYSAQLALDGAERRVDVLAIGRVSLLAMTADRSQGWRWSAESKTWLPLDSEWLTPLADALDMAADKKVPQLLHVPLSVARSQEAQS
- a CDS encoding LuxR family transcriptional regulator, yielding MFNDAIWEHIDRFTKAKKTSDIQQQLERFSHQMGFDYFRLLIIFPISMQKSHVALFNNCPTSWFDAYTERHYLTQDPVVFLGLKQTQPIFWNKLDCDSPWLPSASREVMNLAADFGVRNGVSFPLHTPQGEHGILSFISKEKSNSDLMFENVPMLSFCASYIFNAALQLIKSRPDLMKHLAELSDREKECLFWASEGKTSWEIATILGISERTVNFHLNQVTNKTDSKNRNQAIAKSISSGIIVPSLDDVTITNLRLS
- a CDS encoding response regulator, with amino-acid sequence MRVLAPLERLALRHKLMIGFAVLLALALALGVQSLRTQAKLASDLKHLYNQELVGALNLHEARVQLPHIVLALHKAIDTDNAHVRLEAIKLVQTARQHLQDQLALAQPTLWRTENLVRASELESLIGRHQQVGEQALQLAAQGHQEQAQLLLNGDEFERLDTRADTLLEQMAQLKQTALRDLVTHIATYAKLSSILTYVLLLGGLALALILAWLVSKSIRNPLERVRHAVDQLAAGQLDQPIPHTDMHNETGDLARAIATLQIEARQLELQRQVKAHVSLLQVDLQQAETPQELAQVFFAHMAPSLGTCQGGLYSLQQGSSSLRLLGGYANDPAHPLAAEVALGEGLLGQCAIDRQPRQLEGLAESFWHVRSQLGGVPASHLLVQPVMRGDRLLGVLELAGLRPPGEIETLLLQEVLPRLAGAMAIMERSEAVLTLLQETRRQADEMGIQTLQLERQAVELEAQQTALRTTEAWYRGIIEAAPDGMLVIGADGRILLTNPQLDKLFGYVSGELIGQSIECLVPEGGRSAHVALRDDFITHGSTRQMGANIEDLQGVRKDGSLFSVEIGLSHLPTLAGRGTCVCASVRDVSERRAMGARLRTASERLTLAQEAGGIGLFDIDLVTGHGYWTPQLENMFGLEPGGFGGTLDHWQALLHPDDATPARDAFEKAIANGDDRLEIDFRILRQRDGAVRTFKSLCRFTRTPEGTPLRATGVNIDVTALTEARAVAEEATQAKSAFLANMSHEIRTPMNAIIGMSHLALGTELDRRQRNYIEKVHRSAENLLGIINDILDFSKIEAGKMDLELIPFHLEDVLDNVANMIGLRAEDKGLELLFNTAIDLPTALVGDPLRLGQVLVNLGNNAVKFTERGEIVVGAELLGNDGSGLELHFWVRDTGIGMSNEQCEGIFQSFSQGDSSITRKYGGTGLGLSISKRLIELMGGRIWVESVPGQGSTFHFTAIFGRQDELLPRRMFTLDELRGVRALVVDDNASAREILYGMASSFGVEVDVADSGRMALAMLVEAERKHLPYDLVLMDWRMPGMDGVETVRQMHGANLARTPSVIMVTAFGREEVREQAELRGVMLPMVLTKPVTPSTLLEALGRALGKTPQLDTRLAERSEQSASATASLRGARLLLVEDNELNRELVNELLQGVGIELHQVFDGQQALDLLERDADFDGVLMDCQMPVMDGYTATQLIRQQPRFASLPVIAMTANAISGDRERVLACGMNDHIAKPINVDTMFATLAKWITPRARLPVKVAEVAPQAGIILPAELDGIDQAAGLATCRGHTDLYLRLLHKFLAANRGFTEQFEVALADTDPVAAARLAHSLKGTAGNIGAFGIAQAAAELERLCQSGAADDLVQAGLAEVELKLGPVLDALACLGEGEPAPKPLTQEPDLDLEPRLARLGRLLAESDSEAVEALLELRALALAPALADRLARVAQQVDRYDFDAALALLEG